The following are encoded in a window of Amphibacillus xylanus NBRC 15112 genomic DNA:
- a CDS encoding response regulator has translation MANTVLIVDDAAFMRMMIKDILNKNGFEVVGEAQDGQQAVEKYEELKPDLVTMDITMPEKDGITALKEIKAIDPNATVIMCSAMGQQAMVIDAIQAGAKDFVVKPFQADRVIEAITKALD, from the coding sequence ATGGCAAATACAGTTTTAATCGTTGATGATGCAGCATTTATGAGAATGATGATTAAAGATATATTAAATAAAAATGGTTTTGAAGTTGTTGGAGAAGCTCAAGATGGTCAACAAGCTGTAGAGAAATATGAAGAATTAAAACCAGATTTAGTTACAATGGATATTACAATGCCTGAGAAGGATGGTATTACAGCGTTAAAAGAAATTAAAGCAATCGATCCGAATGCAACTGTCATTATGTGTTCTGCTATGGGGCAACAAGCAATGGTTATCGATGCGATACAAGCTGGTGCCAAAGACTTTGTTGTTAAACCGTTTCAAGCTGACCGTGTTATCGAAGCCATTACAAAAGCATTGGACTGA
- the fliY gene encoding flagellar motor switch phosphatase FliY produces the protein MMNDGMLSQDEIDALLNMDDTEEDIVEETSIETPVLTDIEQDTLGEIGNISFGSSATTLATLLNQKVEITTPTVSFIKRNQLEDEFPIPHVGVEVKYTEGFQADNLFILKSNDAFVIADLMLGGDGQGDNHELNEIYMSAIQEAMNQMMGTAATSMSTIFSKRVDISPPSTIMLDVTEESSHQYIPNEDILIKVSFQLKIGNLVDSSIMQLLTPSFAKQMVNDLLNPSTPEVQSKPTAAEPVKQEEKEVVSMNQQKVEYDVKPESRQPQNIGEPTQANASVQTAQFSNFDEIELPQTERRNLDMLLDIPLQVTVELGRTRRAVQDILELSSGSIIELDKLAGEPVDIHVNNKLIAQGEVVVIDENFGVRVTEIISQSDRLKNLK, from the coding sequence ATGATGAATGATGGTATGCTTTCACAAGATGAAATAGATGCACTATTAAATATGGACGATACAGAAGAAGATATTGTTGAGGAAACGTCAATAGAGACGCCTGTATTAACTGATATTGAACAAGATACCTTAGGGGAAATTGGGAATATTTCATTTGGAAGTTCAGCAACAACGCTGGCAACTTTACTTAATCAAAAAGTCGAAATTACAACACCAACAGTATCATTTATTAAACGAAATCAATTAGAAGATGAGTTTCCAATTCCGCATGTAGGGGTTGAAGTGAAATATACTGAAGGATTTCAAGCGGATAATTTATTTATCTTAAAGTCAAATGATGCTTTTGTCATTGCAGATTTAATGCTTGGTGGTGATGGACAAGGCGACAATCATGAATTAAATGAAATTTACATGAGTGCGATTCAAGAAGCGATGAATCAAATGATGGGGACTGCAGCAACTAGTATGTCGACAATTTTCTCAAAACGTGTTGATATTTCACCACCATCAACGATTATGTTAGACGTAACTGAAGAATCAAGTCATCAATACATTCCGAATGAGGATATCCTTATTAAAGTTTCATTTCAATTAAAAATTGGTAATTTAGTTGATTCGAGTATCATGCAATTATTAACACCATCATTTGCTAAACAAATGGTTAATGATCTGCTAAATCCATCAACACCAGAGGTTCAGTCAAAACCAACAGCAGCAGAGCCTGTTAAACAAGAGGAAAAAGAGGTTGTATCAATGAATCAGCAAAAAGTAGAATATGACGTAAAACCTGAATCAAGACAACCACAGAACATTGGTGAACCGACTCAAGCTAATGCATCGGTACAAACGGCTCAATTCTCTAATTTTGATGAGATCGAGTTACCACAAACTGAGCGACGTAATCTGGATATGTTATTAGATATTCCGTTACAAGTAACAGTAGAACTTGGGAGAACGAGACGAGCAGTACAAGACATCCTTGAACTGTCTTCAGGATCAATTATTGAACTTGATAAATTAGCTGGTGAACCAGTTGATATTCATGTCAATAATAAATTAATTGCTCAAGGTGAAGTCGTTGTTATTGATGAAAACTTCGGTGTAAGAGTTACTGAAATTATTAGTCAATCTGATCGTCTGAAGAATTTAAAGTAA
- the fliM gene encoding flagellar motor switch protein FliM, with translation MADEVLSQSEIDALLSALSSGEMDANQLKQEEQDRKVRVYDFKRALRFSKDQIRSISRINENYSRLLTTYFSAQLRTYVHISVASVDQIPYEEFIRSIPAMTVLNIFSMSPLKGRIIFEINPNIAYAMLDRILGGRGTSLNKIDNLTEIESTIMTNLFERSLDNLREAWSSVEDIDPVLEEFEVNPQFLQLVSPNETVVVVSLNTTIGESTGMINICIPHVVLEPIMPRLSVHYWMQTETQKERQPEEYKSLSENLKTTKLDLNVLLGKTKITVNDFLNLSKGDVLHLDQSIHEPLVLASADEALFKVQPGHRKNKVAVQILEEIKKEAPNDE, from the coding sequence ATGGCAGATGAGGTTCTGTCTCAAAGTGAAATTGATGCGTTACTATCAGCTTTATCGTCAGGTGAAATGGATGCTAATCAATTAAAACAAGAAGAACAAGATCGAAAAGTTCGTGTATACGATTTTAAACGAGCACTTCGATTCTCTAAAGACCAAATTCGAAGTATCTCTCGAATTAATGAAAACTATTCAAGACTTTTAACAACTTACTTCTCAGCACAGTTACGTACATATGTACATATATCTGTCGCATCTGTTGATCAAATTCCTTATGAAGAATTTATTCGTTCAATACCCGCGATGACTGTGTTAAATATTTTTAGTATGTCACCCCTTAAAGGGAGAATTATCTTTGAAATTAACCCGAATATCGCCTATGCAATGCTTGATCGAATTTTAGGTGGTAGAGGAACGAGTTTAAATAAAATTGATAACTTAACGGAAATTGAATCAACGATTATGACAAACCTATTTGAACGTTCTCTTGATAATTTAAGAGAGGCTTGGTCTTCAGTTGAGGATATTGATCCAGTGTTGGAGGAATTTGAAGTTAACCCACAGTTCTTACAACTGGTCTCTCCAAATGAAACAGTTGTAGTTGTTTCATTAAACACAACAATTGGTGAAAGTACTGGAATGATTAATATATGTATTCCACATGTCGTATTAGAGCCAATTATGCCGAGGTTATCAGTTCACTATTGGATGCAAACTGAGACACAAAAAGAACGACAGCCTGAAGAGTACAAGAGCCTTTCAGAAAATCTAAAAACAACAAAGTTAGACTTAAATGTCTTATTAGGTAAAACAAAAATAACTGTAAATGACTTTTTAAACTTATCTAAAGGCGATGTACTTCATCTGGATCAATCGATTCATGAACCTTTAGTATTAGCTTCTGCAGATGAGGCATTATTTAAAGTACAACCTGGACACAGAAAAAATAAGGTAGCCGTACAAATTTTAGAAGAAATAAAGAAGGAGGCACCAAATGATGAATGA
- a CDS encoding flagellar basal body-associated FliL family protein, which produces MSNNGFKVVLAILSIIALAGIGGVVYLLLNDTDADQALTIEEQVKYSYTTEEINLDLADNRYVQLKFNILTNNGKARDEVELREFQFKNILIKETVNLTSDQLQENLSDFEDRLRDEMNKLMEEGEITDVYIVGKIVQ; this is translated from the coding sequence ATGAGCAATAATGGTTTTAAGGTAGTTTTAGCGATACTGTCGATCATAGCTTTAGCAGGTATAGGTGGAGTAGTTTACCTATTATTGAATGACACCGATGCAGATCAAGCCTTAACTATTGAAGAACAAGTCAAGTATTCTTACACGACAGAGGAGATCAATCTAGATTTAGCAGATAATAGATATGTTCAGTTGAAATTCAATATCCTTACTAACAATGGTAAGGCTAGAGATGAAGTCGAGTTAAGAGAGTTTCAATTTAAAAACATCCTTATTAAAGAAACTGTTAATCTTACTTCAGATCAATTACAGGAAAACTTGTCAGATTTTGAAGATAGATTACGTGATGAAATGAATAAATTAATGGAAGAAGGGGAAATTACCGACGTTTATATTGTTGGTAAAATTGTACAGTAG
- a CDS encoding flagellar FlbD family protein: MIQLTSFNGETFTLNAIYIERIQSFPDTTITLFNGKKLVVKEPEAEVRQAIMKFYQQVGLIGLHVKVGEKNEQ, from the coding sequence ATGATTCAATTAACGAGTTTTAATGGTGAAACATTTACTTTAAACGCTATTTATATCGAAAGAATTCAATCATTTCCTGACACGACAATAACTTTGTTTAATGGTAAAAAGCTAGTTGTAAAAGAACCAGAAGCAGAAGTTCGTCAAGCAATAATGAAGTTTTATCAACAAGTAGGACTTATAGGATTGCATGTAAAAGTAGGTGAGAAAAATGAGCAATAA
- the flgG gene encoding flagellar basal body rod protein FlgG, with the protein MLRSMYSGIAGLKGFQTQLDVVGNNIANVNTSGYKKSRVAFQDMMSQTIAGASAPTDIRGGINAQQVGLGSQIGAIDVIHTQGNRQTTNRTLDLALEGDGMFIFASGTNDVAIDLADVNLSYTRAGNMYLDDANRIVNANGEYLVGADADGNPTVITIPPTASSFSIQGNGVVNYIDENNQTQVAGQIMLAKFSNPGGLEAIGANMYRSTVNDGMIGTNGIPTLITPESDGSASIVSGALEMSNVDLAEEFTDMIVAQRGFQANTRIITTSDEILQELVNLKR; encoded by the coding sequence ATGTTAAGATCAATGTATTCAGGAATTGCTGGTTTAAAAGGTTTTCAAACACAATTAGACGTTGTTGGAAATAATATTGCAAACGTTAATACATCAGGATATAAAAAATCACGTGTTGCATTTCAAGATATGATGAGTCAAACGATTGCTGGTGCATCAGCTCCTACTGATATTCGCGGGGGGATAAATGCACAACAAGTTGGTTTAGGTTCTCAAATTGGTGCGATTGATGTTATCCACACTCAAGGAAACCGTCAAACGACAAATAGAACCCTTGACTTAGCTTTAGAAGGAGATGGCATGTTTATCTTTGCGTCTGGTACAAATGATGTTGCGATTGATTTAGCAGATGTAAACTTATCATATACAAGAGCAGGTAACATGTATCTAGATGATGCTAACAGAATTGTAAATGCAAATGGTGAATATTTAGTTGGTGCAGATGCAGATGGTAACCCAACTGTTATTACAATCCCACCAACAGCATCTAGCTTTAGTATTCAAGGCAATGGAGTAGTTAACTATATTGATGAAAATAACCAAACACAAGTTGCTGGACAAATTATGCTAGCAAAATTCTCAAACCCTGGTGGTTTAGAGGCAATTGGAGCGAATATGTACCGCTCTACTGTTAACGACGGAATGATTGGTACAAACGGAATTCCAACATTGATAACACCGGAATCTGACGGAAGTGCTTCAATTGTATCTGGTGCGCTAGAAATGTCTAACGTCGATTTAGCTGAAGAGTTTACAGATATGATTGTCGCTCAACGAGGATTCCAAGCAAATACCCGAATTATTACAACTTCAGATGAAATACTACAAGAACTTGTAAATCTTAAACGCTAG
- a CDS encoding TIGR02530 family flagellar biosynthesis protein → MHYQIQHVPKQALLHPKQQKITKTHQQTSSFQAILDQTQAELKISKHAQARLNERKIEISNEKWQEISKQILEARQKGITDSLVITREATLLVSAKNHTVVTALDRHEAQSRIFTNINGTILID, encoded by the coding sequence ATGCATTATCAAATTCAACATGTTCCTAAGCAAGCATTACTTCATCCAAAACAACAAAAAATAACAAAAACACATCAACAGACTAGCTCGTTCCAAGCTATTTTAGATCAGACTCAAGCGGAACTAAAGATAAGTAAACATGCTCAGGCACGTTTAAATGAACGGAAAATTGAAATTTCAAATGAAAAATGGCAAGAAATATCAAAACAAATTTTAGAAGCAAGACAAAAAGGTATCACAGATTCACTAGTTATTACGAGAGAAGCAACGCTTTTAGTAAGTGCAAAGAATCATACGGTCGTTACAGCACTTGACCGTCATGAAGCACAAAGCCGTATTTTTACAAATATAAATGGTACGATTTTAATCGATTAA
- the flgD gene encoding flagellar hook assembly protein FlgD, giving the protein MTRIDPSYYLRNIDRGKPSSDLGKDEFLKILMTQIKNQDPLSPMDDREFISQMTTFSSLEQMMNMNESINKLVNNQMMSPVIQYSHLIGKQVSYYKIDQETGQIMEPKEIVKSEVVAISENNGFAVIELENSEKIYTDEILRINQPSNE; this is encoded by the coding sequence ATGACACGAATAGATCCTTCATATTATTTACGTAATATCGATAGAGGAAAACCGAGTAGTGATCTTGGTAAAGATGAGTTTTTAAAGATATTAATGACTCAAATTAAGAATCAAGACCCATTAAGTCCAATGGATGATCGAGAATTTATATCACAAATGACAACATTTTCTTCACTCGAGCAAATGATGAATATGAATGAATCGATTAATAAACTGGTTAATAATCAGATGATGTCACCAGTTATTCAGTACAGTCATTTAATCGGCAAACAAGTGAGTTATTATAAAATTGATCAAGAAACTGGTCAAATTATGGAACCAAAAGAAATTGTTAAAAGTGAAGTTGTAGCAATTAGTGAAAACAATGGCTTTGCCGTTATTGAACTAGAAAATAGTGAGAAAATCTATACGGATGAAATTTTAAGAATTAATCAACCTTCAAATGAATAA
- a CDS encoding flagellar hook-length control protein FliK, with translation MQIHLGHQVDSVDQMSEQLLSQFEKAISQSRFIQNLSGGHQLVLKIAPKSLGTIMVELTEIDGEMLVKLTATSQMAKEALEANVKELRHMFSPHNIVIEKQELEPVYLEQSSPFESTPDQEDSHEQNDQTRERDQNEIGEDSIRFDELLKQERM, from the coding sequence ATGCAAATTCATTTAGGTCATCAAGTGGATAGCGTTGATCAGATGAGTGAGCAATTACTCTCACAATTTGAGAAAGCGATTAGTCAAAGTCGTTTTATTCAAAATCTATCAGGTGGCCATCAATTAGTATTAAAAATTGCACCTAAGTCCTTGGGAACAATTATGGTGGAATTAACAGAAATTGATGGTGAGATGCTCGTTAAGCTAACCGCAACTTCACAGATGGCAAAAGAGGCTCTAGAAGCAAACGTCAAAGAATTGAGACATATGTTTAGCCCACATAATATTGTGATTGAGAAGCAAGAGCTAGAACCGGTTTACTTAGAACAATCATCACCGTTTGAAAGCACACCTGATCAAGAAGATTCGCATGAACAGAATGATCAGACTAGAGAACGTGATCAAAATGAAATTGGGGAAGATTCAATTAGATTCGATGAACTGTTGAAGCAAGAAAGGATGTAG
- a CDS encoding ISLre2 family transposase has product MEKNIIKYPNLKQIEQLVWRQLQETFGFVMKQVLEDMDQQIADERDKKRYRLIDKRKFNIASLFGEIELYRNYYLDRSTGEYVYLLDRYLEFEEAGSFSPLIEEAAIELAVKGRSYRNAANTLQTLLGYRVISHEAIRQHLLEVTCKPKKREPILQPVLFVEVDGLFVKRQGKWKKGKEEKIAAVHQGWEVNGKRVSLKNKRHFIHKGKQPFWEAFEDFLIENFEYDPTFHKLVINGDGANWITSCREYFKGRVFFSLDRFHVAREVKSIFSKHPRYRSIRKALAAYKYKTFLTELNSAVGTLEDEEKEERLVSFIRQLEKYPEALGDYRIWLKEQGIDTTGMRPMGSAEGTMSVFAKRLKNGRSWSDKGVSAMGTALVAFLDNLSLKTLFGRIDKWTEIELEKKPPRHYKEKVKRTIGQVTRDNLMYLKGKANIPIYNVLKELSGF; this is encoded by the coding sequence ATGGAAAAGAATATCATAAAATACCCAAATTTAAAACAAATTGAGCAATTGGTTTGGAGACAATTACAAGAAACCTTTGGTTTCGTTATGAAACAGGTCTTGGAGGATATGGACCAACAGATTGCCGATGAACGTGATAAAAAGCGCTATCGTCTTATTGATAAAAGAAAGTTTAATATAGCTAGTCTCTTTGGTGAGATTGAATTATATCGCAATTATTACCTTGACCGATCAACTGGGGAATATGTCTATCTTCTTGATCGTTATCTAGAGTTTGAGGAGGCCGGTTCTTTTAGTCCATTGATTGAGGAAGCTGCCATTGAGCTAGCTGTTAAGGGTCGCTCCTATCGAAATGCAGCTAATACATTACAAACTCTATTAGGTTACCGGGTTATCAGTCATGAGGCAATTCGTCAACACCTATTAGAGGTTACGTGTAAACCTAAAAAGCGTGAACCTATACTCCAACCCGTCTTATTTGTAGAAGTAGATGGTTTATTTGTAAAACGCCAAGGTAAATGGAAAAAGGGAAAAGAAGAGAAAATAGCAGCTGTCCATCAAGGATGGGAAGTCAATGGAAAACGGGTTAGCCTTAAGAACAAACGTCATTTTATTCACAAAGGAAAGCAACCCTTTTGGGAGGCTTTTGAGGACTTTCTAATTGAAAACTTCGAATATGACCCGACTTTTCACAAGCTGGTTATAAATGGAGATGGTGCCAACTGGATTACATCCTGTCGTGAGTATTTTAAAGGTCGTGTATTCTTTTCTCTTGATCGCTTTCATGTGGCACGAGAGGTTAAGAGTATATTCAGCAAGCATCCTCGTTATCGGTCCATTCGTAAAGCCCTTGCGGCATACAAATACAAAACGTTCTTAACAGAGCTTAACAGTGCCGTAGGAACGCTTGAGGATGAGGAGAAGGAGGAACGACTTGTGTCGTTTATCCGCCAATTAGAAAAATATCCAGAAGCATTGGGAGATTATAGAATATGGTTAAAAGAACAGGGAATTGATACAACTGGTATGCGTCCAATGGGAAGCGCAGAGGGAACCATGAGTGTGTTTGCCAAAAGACTAAAAAATGGCCGTAGTTGGTCGGATAAAGGTGTAAGTGCCATGGGCACTGCATTAGTGGCCTTCTTGGATAATTTGTCCCTAAAGACTTTATTCGGGCGAATAGATAAATGGACAGAAATCGAGCTGGAAAAGAAACCACCAAGACATTATAAAGAAAAGGTTAAAAGAACCATTGGTCAGGTTACCAGAGACAATCTTATGTACCTAAAAGGAAAGGCAAATATTCCGATATACAACGTGTTAAAGGAGTTATCTGGTTTTTAA
- a CDS encoding MotE family protein encodes MATVQGDENKKVSFTQWLFLIIIPLVLAISIGFIVISLLDLNPGAKIKEFANQIPVINQFVTTEEEAEIERRENQLEKQIAKLKDEKASMEADLSTKELEIDQLKQEIERLKHQLDQTEVTSAIDNKDNMAVAQIVSTYQEMAAKNAALIITEMNKTDALQILRALDETKRAAILSEMDPESAATLTEQLLK; translated from the coding sequence ATGGCAACAGTTCAAGGTGATGAAAATAAAAAGGTCAGTTTTACACAGTGGCTATTTTTAATCATAATTCCTTTAGTCTTAGCCATCTCAATCGGGTTTATTGTCATATCATTACTAGACTTAAATCCAGGAGCGAAAATCAAAGAATTCGCCAATCAAATTCCAGTTATTAATCAATTTGTAACGACCGAGGAAGAAGCTGAAATTGAAAGACGAGAGAACCAATTAGAAAAACAAATCGCAAAACTTAAAGATGAAAAAGCGAGTATGGAAGCTGATTTATCTACTAAAGAGTTGGAAATTGATCAACTTAAACAAGAGATTGAGAGATTGAAGCACCAATTGGATCAAACTGAAGTGACATCAGCGATTGATAATAAGGACAATATGGCAGTAGCGCAGATTGTATCTACATATCAGGAGATGGCTGCAAAAAATGCTGCGCTCATTATTACAGAGATGAATAAGACAGATGCTTTACAAATACTAAGAGCACTTGATGAAACAAAACGAGCAGCGATTTTAAGTGAGATGGATCCGGAAAGCGCAGCAACCCTAACTGAACAATTACTAAAATAA
- the fliJ gene encoding flagellar export protein FliJ, translated as MATIKAYSKILNHQENLKNKALLDYQQAMRDFEQSAEKLYLLLNKKEQVEKEYNYYLSSSGTVTTLATHYAFIERIKERIYVVQMEVNQKRAVMEKKQEKLTEQHIEVKKFEKIIENKRKKEREREAYLESQLMDEISTRQFFNRRNG; from the coding sequence ATGGCGACGATTAAAGCTTACAGTAAAATATTAAACCATCAAGAAAATTTAAAAAATAAAGCTTTACTCGACTACCAACAAGCGATGCGTGATTTTGAACAGAGTGCTGAGAAATTATATTTATTACTTAATAAAAAAGAACAAGTAGAAAAAGAGTATAATTATTACTTATCTTCATCAGGGACAGTGACTACCCTAGCAACGCATTATGCTTTTATCGAGCGAATTAAAGAGCGAATCTATGTTGTTCAGATGGAAGTCAATCAAAAAAGAGCTGTAATGGAAAAGAAACAAGAGAAACTAACAGAACAACATATTGAAGTGAAAAAATTCGAAAAAATAATTGAGAATAAACGCAAAAAAGAACGTGAACGAGAAGCGTATTTAGAAAGTCAATTGATGGATGAAATATCGACAAGACAGTTTTTTAATCGAAGAAATGGGTGA
- the fliI gene encoding flagellar protein export ATPase FliI, producing the protein MNINSYKETIDRIDPYIRYGKIDRVVGLMIESIGPEVKIGNVCYIHSDNGKKIMAEVVGFTGEKVLLMPYSQINDIGPGSLVEATDQSLKIKVGKGLAGKVIDALGQPLDHSLLPLGLQGVDTDQMPPNPLDRPRILEPIELGVKTLDTMLTVGKGQRVGIFAGSGVGKSTLLGMIARNSEADINVIGLIGERGREVKEFIDKDLGEEGLKRSIVVVATSDQPALMRIKGAYTATAISEYFRDLGYNVNLMMDSVTRVAMAQREVGLATGEPPTTKGYPPSVFAILPKLLERTGTSDKGTITAFYTVLVDGDDLNDPIADATRGILDGHFVLDRRLAEQGQFPAINVLKSISRVMPQITTAEEQALANEMRLNISTYEENYELIQIGAYKKGTNPIVDRAIQLHPKITAFLKQGIDEKCTRAEAIEKMKSVLDGG; encoded by the coding sequence GTGAACATTAATAGTTATAAAGAAACAATTGACCGCATCGATCCATATATCCGATATGGGAAAATTGATCGAGTTGTTGGCCTAATGATTGAATCGATTGGACCAGAAGTGAAAATTGGGAATGTCTGCTACATTCATTCTGATAATGGTAAGAAAATTATGGCTGAAGTCGTAGGCTTTACCGGTGAGAAAGTGTTATTAATGCCATATTCCCAGATTAATGATATTGGCCCAGGTAGTTTAGTAGAAGCTACTGACCAATCATTAAAAATTAAAGTAGGAAAAGGATTAGCAGGCAAGGTAATCGATGCATTGGGGCAACCACTTGATCACTCATTACTACCACTAGGGTTACAAGGTGTAGATACCGATCAAATGCCACCGAACCCACTTGATCGACCTCGTATTTTAGAACCGATTGAGCTCGGAGTTAAAACGTTAGATACAATGCTAACGGTAGGAAAAGGTCAAAGGGTAGGTATCTTTGCGGGTAGTGGAGTTGGAAAGAGTACACTATTAGGGATGATCGCTCGTAATAGTGAAGCTGATATTAACGTGATTGGTTTAATTGGGGAACGTGGACGTGAGGTTAAAGAATTTATAGATAAGGATTTAGGGGAAGAAGGTCTTAAACGCTCAATCGTTGTAGTAGCAACATCAGATCAACCTGCATTAATGCGGATTAAAGGAGCATATACAGCTACAGCGATTAGTGAGTATTTTAGAGACTTAGGTTATAACGTCAACTTAATGATGGATTCCGTTACTCGTGTAGCGATGGCTCAAAGGGAAGTTGGTCTAGCTACTGGCGAACCACCGACAACCAAAGGTTATCCACCTTCAGTTTTTGCTATTTTGCCGAAATTATTAGAAAGAACTGGGACAAGCGATAAAGGAACAATTACTGCGTTTTATACTGTATTAGTTGATGGGGATGATTTAAATGATCCCATTGCTGATGCGACCCGAGGAATTCTAGATGGTCACTTTGTCTTAGATCGAAGGCTAGCTGAACAAGGACAATTCCCAGCTATAAATGTATTAAAATCAATTAGCCGTGTTATGCCTCAAATTACTACAGCTGAGGAACAGGCACTTGCTAATGAAATGCGTTTAAACATCTCAACTTATGAAGAAAACTATGAGTTAATCCAAATTGGTGCATATAAAAAAGGAACTAACCCAATCGTCGACAGAGCGATTCAGTTACATCCGAAAATCACTGCATTTTTAAAACAAGGGATTGACGAAAAGTGTACGAGAGCAGAAGCGATTGAAAAAATGAAATCTGTTTTAGATGGAGGATAA
- a CDS encoding FliH/SctL family protein, which translates to MSDTQREQKVKKIQLRPITIQNLKPDTTEGIEQNSLSELNKLNDQVLKAKKELQRLNDEMQSKRLATEQEINAAKEQWLIEKEQLINETKQVAFSEGYEEGRNEGQKSLTAKLEEADQIVESARDEYLKIIGQNEATILELATKIASKIISYEIKENAGFVELVKTAIQEVQEQSSIKIYTSAADFQMVNEQYDQLLTLVGSDTVLSIHPLATLGSGGCIIKTPYSQLDVSIDQQLSKIKTRLFEVMEEIKREH; encoded by the coding sequence TTGTCTGATACCCAACGTGAACAAAAAGTGAAGAAAATACAACTGAGACCAATCACAATCCAAAATCTTAAGCCAGACACGACTGAAGGCATAGAACAAAATAGTTTAAGTGAATTAAATAAGTTAAATGATCAAGTTTTAAAAGCGAAAAAAGAATTACAACGATTAAATGATGAGATGCAGTCAAAGCGATTAGCAACTGAACAAGAGATTAATGCTGCGAAAGAACAGTGGTTAATAGAAAAGGAACAATTAATCAATGAAACGAAACAAGTTGCATTTTCAGAAGGCTATGAAGAAGGTCGAAATGAAGGCCAAAAGTCGCTTACAGCTAAGCTTGAAGAGGCTGATCAGATTGTAGAATCAGCTCGAGATGAATATTTGAAAATTATTGGACAAAATGAAGCGACAATATTAGAATTGGCAACAAAAATAGCGAGCAAAATTATCAGTTATGAAATTAAAGAAAATGCTGGATTTGTAGAACTAGTTAAAACAGCTATTCAAGAAGTCCAAGAACAATCGTCGATCAAAATATATACAAGTGCAGCTGATTTTCAAATGGTTAATGAACAATATGATCAATTACTGACATTAGTCGGTTCAGACACAGTTCTTTCTATACATCCATTAGCTACTTTGGGATCGGGTGGCTGCATCATTAAGACACCTTATTCACAACTTGATGTCTCAATCGATCAGCAACTGAGCAAAATTAAAACACGTTTATTCGAAGTAATGGAGGAAATCAAACGTGAACATTAA